The Flammeovirga pectinis genomic interval CTTCGGGTTTTGCTCGTCTTTCATACTCTTACGATGAACGTTACTTCATGACAGCCAACTTTAGAATGGATGGTTCATCTCGTTTTCCAAAAGAGAATAAATGGGCATCTTTTCCTTCAATCTCTTTAGGTTGGAATGCATCAAACGAAGAATTTTTAGCAGATGCTGATTGGTTATCTCAATTAAGACTTAGAGGTAGCTGGGGACAAGTGGGTAACCAAGCTATAGAAGATAATAATGCCTATTTAACAACACTGAGTAATTACGATTATGTTTATGGTGTTGATGGAAATAGAGCATCGGGCTTAGCTCCAAGTAATATTGGAAATGCAGGTTTAAAATGGGAAACTGTAGAAGATATTGATATTGGAATCGATGTAGGTATTTTGAACGATAAATTTACTGCAACATTTGATTGGTTTGATAGAACAACACAAGACATGTTAATGTTGAAAAATGTTCCTCCTCATTTAGGTTTCCCGGGTCATACAGGAGAAATCTATGCCAATGTAGGTAGTATGAATACAAGAGGATGGGATGCAAGTGTATCTTATAACTTAAGTAAAACGGATTGGTCTTTTGGAGCAACTTTAAACTTGTCTCAAGCAAAATCAAAAATTGTTGCATTATCTAAAGAAGGAGAATCACTTTACGGTGGAGATTCACAAAGAGTGAATAATATGACAAAAACTTCTGTAGGTAGTACAGTTGCAGGTTTCTATGGTTTTGTTCATGATGGAGTCTTCCAAAACCAAAAAGAATTGAATAGCCATGCAACAAACGAAGGGAAACTAATTCAGCCAAATGCAGCTGTTGGCGATATCCGTTTTAAAGACCTGAATGGTGATGGTGTTATTTCTGATGAGGATAGAAAATATATTGGTAATCCAGAACCAGATGTAGTATTTGGTTTAACTTTAAATGGTACATACAAAGGGTTTGATTTATCAATGACTTTCCAAGGAACATACGGAAATGATATTATTAATGGTATGGCACCTTATACATATTCAGGAGATTTAGGAAATACAAATATCCAACAAGGAGTTGTAGATAGATCTTGGTCTGGAGAAGGGTCTACAAATTTATATCCTCGTTTAGACGGTGCAAGCCAAACAGCCAACTTTCACAGATTCTCAAAATTATATATTCAAGATGGTTCTTTCTTGAGATTACAAAATATTCAAATCGGATACACATTTAATAACCTTAAAAGCGTTGACCGTTTAAGAATTTTTGCTTCTGCTCAAAACCTATTTACGATTACAGGTTACGATGGGATGGACCCAGATGTATCAGGTGGATCAAATGGTCTTTTAGACAGAGGTATCGATTGGGGTGAATACCCTACACCAAGAACTTTCATGATGGGTGTAAATTTTAACTTCTAATCAATCAAACAAGACAAAAATGAAAACATTAGCAAAATATATAATTAGTTCTGTTCTACTTGTAGGCAATGTTGGGTGTGCAGATTACTTGGATAATCCACCTCAAGGAATTCAAACTATTGATAATTTCTACGATAATGAAAATCAAGCTACTCAAGGCTTAATGTCGGCGTATTATTGGTTAAGTGGAGATGATTGGTATTATAAAGATTGTTTCCGATTTATAGGTGATGTTTGTTCTGATGATGCTTTTGATGGTTATTCTGATCAATTAGACCTTACATTACTTTCAAAATTTGATATTACACCTCAAAATGAATGGTTAGACACAGAATGGAATTATAGCTACAAAGGTATTTTTCATGCTAACATAGTAATTGATAGAGTACCAAATGCACCATTTGATGATCAAGAAGTAAAAGATCAAATAGTTGCAGAAGCTAAAGTGTTAAGAGCCTACCAATATTTTGGTTTAGTAAGAAATTTTGGAGGAGTAATTTTAATGGATTCTGAATCGACGGAAGAAGACTCAAATAAACCTAGAAGTACGGAAGCTGAAACATGGGCATTTATAGAAGCTGATTTGTTAGCAGCTATTCCACATTTACCAACAAGGGGCGAGCAAGGATCAGAGGAGCTTGGTAGAGTGACAAAAGGAACAGCTCAAGCTCTTTTGGCAAAAGTATATTTATACCAAGAAAAATGGGCAGAGTCTTTAGCACAATCAAAAGAAGTTATGAACTCTGGGTATGCTTTAGAAGCTAACCTTGCAACTCTTTGGGATGGAACAACAAGAAATTCATTAGAATCAATTTTTGAAATACAAACTTCTAATGATATGTCATTTGCATTGGGTACTTCATTCCCAACAGTTTCAGGCTCGCGTAATGAGAAAAATGGTAATGTAGGTGGATGGGGATTTGACACACCTTCAAGTGACCTTGATAATGCTTTTGATGCTGATGATCCAAGAAGAGGTTTTACTATTATTCGTAATATGGATAAATTAGATGCAGATGGAAATCCAGATGTGAATGGAACTCCTTATTATACATTTGCAGATAATGATACAGATGGTTCTAATGCTTCGGGAAGAATAAACAGAAAATATTTCTTAAAATCTTCAGCAAGAACAGGTCAGTATTGGAATGATCCTTATCAATATAAAATTATTCGCTATGCGGATGTTCTTTTAATGGCAGCAGAAGCAGCTTATCATACTGGTGATCAAAGTTCTGCTAAGAATTATGTAAATCAAGTACGTCAGAGAGCAATTGATAATGCAGCAACAGGGCATGGAATGACATTAATTTCATCAACAGGTAATCAATTACTGTTAGACATTTATAAAGAACGTCGTTTAGAATTAGCTATGGAAGGTGAACGTTTTTATGATTTAAAAAGAACAGGACGTATGACTCAAGTAATTGGTGATTTTGTTGACTATAACATGAATTCAAATACTGATTACGATGCAGGTAATAATAAAGGGTCGTTATGGAATGAAAGTAAGCATATCTTTTTCCCTATTCCACAAACTCAAATAGATTTATCTAACGGAGCTGTTAAACAGAACCCTGGATATTAAAGAGTAATTAACCCAATATACTATCAAGGTACTCCCAATAAAAGGGAGTGCCACAAACTCATTTTATTAACCTGAATTTAAGAGAACAAACAAATGAAGAAAATATTAATAATAGGATCACTTTTGGCGTCATCACTACTTACTAATGCACAGCAAGTAAATGATTGGGAAAATCCAAAAATGATCGGAGAAAATAAAGAAGAAGCACATGCAACTTTTACTTTATTTAACTCTGAAGCAGATGCGATTGCTAATCAAAAACAAAAAACAGAAAATGTATTATCATTAAATGGAACTTGGAAGTTCAATTGGGTAATTAAACCTTCTGAACGTCCACTAGATTTTTATAAAAACGATTACAATACAACAGATTGGGCAGATATTGAAGTACCGTCTAACTGGGAATTAAAAGGTTTTGGAACGCCAATTTATACCAATGTGGAATACCCATTTGTACCTGTCGATCCTCCTAATATTCCTCATAACGACAATCCAGTAGGTTCTTATAAACGTACTTTTAAATTACCTACTAATTATGATGGTAAAGAAGTATTTGTTCATTTTGCAGGCGTGCGTTCTGCAATGTATTTATGGGTGAATGGAGAGAAAGTTGGATACTCTCAAGGTTCTAAAACTCCTGCTGAATTTAATATCACTGACTTTGTAAAAGAAGGTGATAATCAAATTGCAGTTGAGGTGTATCGTTGGTCTGATGGTTCATATCTTGAAGATCAAGATATGTGGAGATTGAGCGGTATTGATAGAGAGGTATACTTGTATGCTACTCCAAAAACACATATTAGAGATTTTGAAGTGACTGCATCTTTAGATAAATCATATAAAAATGGTCTTTTCAATGTAGCTGTTGATTTAGTAAATAAGGCAGGTAAAACATATTCAGGTGTTGTAGAAGTAGCTTTGTTTGATAAAAACTTAAAGAAAGTTCTTTCTAAAAAAGCAACAATTAATGTTGTAAAAGGGCAAGAGAAAAAGGTGAAATTCTCTGGTAAACTAGCTAAAGTAAACCGTTGGAGTGCAGAAAATCCTTATTTATATTCTTTGGTTATCACTCAAAAAGATAATAAAGGAAAGGTAGTAAATGCAACAACATCTAAAGTAGGTTTCCGTAAGGTGGAAATTAAAAATAGTCAGTTGTATGTAAACGGAATGCCTGTTCTAGTAAAAGGTGTCAACTTACATGAACATCACCCAACAAGAGGTCATGCAAATACAGTTGAAATGATGATGAAAGATATTGAAGTGATGAAACAAAATAACATCAATTCAGTACGTTTAAGTCATTATCCAAATGATACACGTTGGTATGATCTAGCTGATAAATTTGGTTTATATCTAGTAGATGAAGCCAATATTGAAGCACATGGTTTAGGAGCAGAACATCAAGGAACTTTTGATACGGCTCGTCATACAGCTTATAATCCAGAGTGGTACGAAGCACATTTTGACCGTGTAAAAAGCATGGTAGAACGTGATAAAAACCATCCTTCGGTTATTTTATGGTCTATGGGTAACGAATGTGGAAATGGAGATACTTTCTTCAAAATCTATGATTGGTTAAAAGAAAGAGATACAACTCGTCCTGTTCAGTTTGAACAAGCTGGAGAGAAAAGAGATACAGATATTGTTTGTCCAATGTACCCTCCAATGGAGCAAATTCAAGCATATGCAGATGCAACAGACAAAACAAGACCATTTATTATGTGTGAGTACTCACATGCTATGGGGAACTCGAACGGTAACTTTAAAGAAATTTGGGATGTAGTTCGTAGTCAACCCCATATGCAAGGTGGATTTATTTGGGATTGGGTAGATCAAGGTATTCAAACACACGATGAAAACGGAAATATGTATTGGGCTTACGGCGGAGATTTCAATTCTCAGATGTATCCTAACCAAGAAAACTTTTGTTTAAACGGTTTAGTAGATCCAGATCGTAAGCCTCATCCAGGTTTATACGAAGTGAAATATGTACATCAAAATGTTCAGTTTAAAGCAAAAGATGTAGCAAATGGTAGTGTTACAATTACCAACGAATTTGATTTTACAAACCTAACGAAGTATGCAGTTTCTTATACTGTAACAAAGAACGGAGAAATAATTAAATCGGGTGATATAGCTTTAAATATTGCACCTCATCAAACAAAAGATATTACAGTTGCTTTGCCAGAATTACTACAACAAGAAGGGGTAGAATATTTCTTAAACTTTGATGTTACTACCAAAGAAGCAACGCAAATGGTTCCAAAAGGACATTCTATTGCACACGAGCAATTTATGATTGGTGAAGGTCAGTTTTTTGCAAAGAAAACAGCTAGACAAGGAAAGCCAGAAGTTGAAAAAGAAGGTGATTGGATTGGTGTAAAAACTGAAGACACTCAAGTTTGGATTAACGGATGGGGCGAAGTGGCACAATGGACTTACAAAGGAGTTGATTTACTAAAAAAAGCTCCTCAGCCTAACTTTTGGAGAGCACCTGTAGATAACGACTTTGGTAACCACATGGCAAAAGAAAGTAATGTTTGGCGTTCTGCATCAAGAAATAAGTCTGTAAAATCTATGGACGTGAAAGAAGTAAATGGACAAGTTGTTGTTGATGTAGTTTATTTCTTAAAAGATGTACAAAGCGATTATCATTTATCATATACTATTGGTGGCAACGGACAAATTGCTGTAGCTATCGATATGGATTTATCAGCAGTAAAAGAACTTCCAGAATTACCTCGTTTTGGTATGATGATGGAGTTACCTGCACAGTTTGATAACTTTAAATATTATGGTCGTGGCCCAGTAGAAAATTATCAGGATAGAAACAATGCTACTACAGTAGGTATATACCAAAGTACGGTTGCAGAACAATACCATGCGTATTTAAGACCACAAGAAAATGGTAATAAAACAGATGTACGTTGGTTATCACTTTTAAATAAAGAAGGTGTTGGTATTAAAGTAGTTGGTAACCAACCTTTAAGTGTATCTGCCTTGCATAATTATATTACAGACTTTGATCCGGGTATTGAAAAAGGACAAAGACATATTAATGATGTTTACCAAAGAGATGTAGTTGTTTTAAATGTTGATTTAAAACAAAGAGGTGTTGGAGGAGACAATAGCTGGGGGTACTTACCACATGATGAATATAGATTATTAGCAGATAAATATTCGTATGGTTTTACCATGATACCCGTTTCTGAAACAAAAACAGAAAACAACGATTTAGGCAAATAAATTGAGAGAGGCGAGGAAGTAATTTTCTTCGCCTTTTCTACCTAATTAAAAAATGATCGAATGAAATTGAAATGGATTTATTTGGCACTTATTTCTTTAAGTATTACGGCTTGTAATGACGATACTACTACAGGAAATGAAGATAACAGTTTAGGAGATACAACTTTAACAATTAAACTATCGGATAAATATCAAATAATTGATGGGTTTGGTGCTTCTGATGCATGGTCTATGCAACATGTTGGAAAATGGCCTGAATCAACAAAAAATGAGATAGCCGATTTGTTATTTTCAACACAAATGGACGATACGGGTTCTCCGAAAGGAATTGGCTTAAACATTTGGCGTTTTAATATTGGGGCAGGTTCTGTAGCTCAGGGAGGTAATAGTAATATTTATGACCCATGGAGAAGAACGGAAGGTTTTCTATTAGACAACGGAACGTACGATTGGACAAAACAAGCTGGTCAGCGTTGGTTTTTACAAGCAGCAAAACAACGTGGAGTAGATAAGTTTATTGGCTTTTCTAATAGTGCTCCAGTGCAAATGACAAAAAACGGTAAAGCAAATACAACTACAGCACAGGCTTCAAATTTAGCAACAGAAGAATTTGAAAACTTTGCAGAGTACTTAACAGATGTAGCAAAACATTTACAAGATGTAGAAGGAATTACGTTGGATGATATTAGTCCTGTAAACGAAACGCAGTGGGATTGGGATAGCTCATCTGGACAAGAAGGATGTCCTTTCACAAATGCAGAAGTAGCTGATTTAGTACGCAAATTAGATACTAAAATCACAGAAAAAGGATTGACTGCAAAAATAGAATTAACAGAGGCAGGGCAGATAGATTACCTATATACTTCTGGAACAAATAGACCAGGTAAAGATAATCAGATAGAAGATTTTTATGGATCGGGTAGTAATTCTGTAGCCGGTTTAAATCACCTTTCTAAAAGTGTTGCAGGCCATAGTTATTGGACAACCGAACAAAGTAAATTAGTACCAATGCGCCAACAGGTTTGGAGTAAAATAAAAGAAACAGATCCTACCTTAAAATACAATATGTCGGAGTATTGTATTATGGGCGATAACGAAGAAAATATTGATGGTAACGGAAGAGATTTAACTATTGATATGGGACTTTATTTAGCTAAAGTTATGCATTACGATCTTACAGAAGCCAATGCATCTGCTTGGCAATGGTGGATTGCAGCAAGCCCGTATGATTATAAAGATGGCCTAATTTATATAGATAAATCTGAAACTGGAGGTAGTTACCAAACATCTAAAATGCTCTATGCAATGGGTAATTACAGTCGTTTTATTGATAAAGGAATGTATAGAGTAGAAACAAATCAATTGTTTGGAAAAACGAACGATGACCCTTTCACTCAAAAAAGAATAATGTCGTCTGCTTATGCAACTGCAGATGGAAGTAAAGTTGTTTTAGTACTGGTTAATTATAATGATTATGAGTACACCATCAATTTTAATTTTGATGGAGAAACAATGGATAATCAGGAGATGAAAATGTACCAAACATCATCTTCTAAAAACTTAGAATATATAGGAGATCAAGAGGTAAATGCACCTGTTGTAATTACTCCTAAATCTATTACAACTTATGTAATATCTAAATAAGTTCTTGCATGAAACTCTTTGATCTAATTGTGCTGTTACTCTTCTTTTCTAGAATAGTAACAGCACAAACAATTAACATTTTTCCAGATAATTCGAATATTCAGTACAATGGGCGTATCGAATTTTCTAATATTAAGGTTCCTACTTTTAGTATGCCAAGTACTTCTATTAAAGTACGCTTTAAAGGGACAGCTATAAATGCGGTTTTTTCTAGTAATAATTTTGACGGAAATGGCAAAAGCTATTTATATGTAATTATAGATGGAAAGGCTACTCCGTACAATAGAACGGTAATAGAAATTACAGAACAAAAAAGAAGTTATACAATTGCAGAGGGTTTAGAAGATACTTACCATACAGTAGAACTGGTAAAAGTAAGTGAATATTGGAGTATGCTCTCTTTTTATGGATTTGAAACACAGTTCAAAACAACTTATCCACTAAAAACAAAACCTAAAAGATTTATTGAATTTTATGGAGATTCCAATCCATCAGGGTGGTCTGCTTGGAACGACAGAGACCAAGGAGGAGACAAAGAAAGCGAAGGCTATTTTACATAT includes:
- a CDS encoding RagB/SusD family nutrient uptake outer membrane protein, translating into MKTLAKYIISSVLLVGNVGCADYLDNPPQGIQTIDNFYDNENQATQGLMSAYYWLSGDDWYYKDCFRFIGDVCSDDAFDGYSDQLDLTLLSKFDITPQNEWLDTEWNYSYKGIFHANIVIDRVPNAPFDDQEVKDQIVAEAKVLRAYQYFGLVRNFGGVILMDSESTEEDSNKPRSTEAETWAFIEADLLAAIPHLPTRGEQGSEELGRVTKGTAQALLAKVYLYQEKWAESLAQSKEVMNSGYALEANLATLWDGTTRNSLESIFEIQTSNDMSFALGTSFPTVSGSRNEKNGNVGGWGFDTPSSDLDNAFDADDPRRGFTIIRNMDKLDADGNPDVNGTPYYTFADNDTDGSNASGRINRKYFLKSSARTGQYWNDPYQYKIIRYADVLLMAAEAAYHTGDQSSAKNYVNQVRQRAIDNAATGHGMTLISSTGNQLLLDIYKERRLELAMEGERFYDLKRTGRMTQVIGDFVDYNMNSNTDYDAGNNKGSLWNESKHIFFPIPQTQIDLSNGAVKQNPGY
- a CDS encoding glycoside hydrolase family 2 TIM barrel-domain containing protein, with protein sequence MKKILIIGSLLASSLLTNAQQVNDWENPKMIGENKEEAHATFTLFNSEADAIANQKQKTENVLSLNGTWKFNWVIKPSERPLDFYKNDYNTTDWADIEVPSNWELKGFGTPIYTNVEYPFVPVDPPNIPHNDNPVGSYKRTFKLPTNYDGKEVFVHFAGVRSAMYLWVNGEKVGYSQGSKTPAEFNITDFVKEGDNQIAVEVYRWSDGSYLEDQDMWRLSGIDREVYLYATPKTHIRDFEVTASLDKSYKNGLFNVAVDLVNKAGKTYSGVVEVALFDKNLKKVLSKKATINVVKGQEKKVKFSGKLAKVNRWSAENPYLYSLVITQKDNKGKVVNATTSKVGFRKVEIKNSQLYVNGMPVLVKGVNLHEHHPTRGHANTVEMMMKDIEVMKQNNINSVRLSHYPNDTRWYDLADKFGLYLVDEANIEAHGLGAEHQGTFDTARHTAYNPEWYEAHFDRVKSMVERDKNHPSVILWSMGNECGNGDTFFKIYDWLKERDTTRPVQFEQAGEKRDTDIVCPMYPPMEQIQAYADATDKTRPFIMCEYSHAMGNSNGNFKEIWDVVRSQPHMQGGFIWDWVDQGIQTHDENGNMYWAYGGDFNSQMYPNQENFCLNGLVDPDRKPHPGLYEVKYVHQNVQFKAKDVANGSVTITNEFDFTNLTKYAVSYTVTKNGEIIKSGDIALNIAPHQTKDITVALPELLQQEGVEYFLNFDVTTKEATQMVPKGHSIAHEQFMIGEGQFFAKKTARQGKPEVEKEGDWIGVKTEDTQVWINGWGEVAQWTYKGVDLLKKAPQPNFWRAPVDNDFGNHMAKESNVWRSASRNKSVKSMDVKEVNGQVVVDVVYFLKDVQSDYHLSYTIGGNGQIAVAIDMDLSAVKELPELPRFGMMMELPAQFDNFKYYGRGPVENYQDRNNATTVGIYQSTVAEQYHAYLRPQENGNKTDVRWLSLLNKEGVGIKVVGNQPLSVSALHNYITDFDPGIEKGQRHINDVYQRDVVVLNVDLKQRGVGGDNSWGYLPHDEYRLLADKYSYGFTMIPVSETKTENNDLGK
- a CDS encoding glycoside hydrolase; its protein translation is MKLKWIYLALISLSITACNDDTTTGNEDNSLGDTTLTIKLSDKYQIIDGFGASDAWSMQHVGKWPESTKNEIADLLFSTQMDDTGSPKGIGLNIWRFNIGAGSVAQGGNSNIYDPWRRTEGFLLDNGTYDWTKQAGQRWFLQAAKQRGVDKFIGFSNSAPVQMTKNGKANTTTAQASNLATEEFENFAEYLTDVAKHLQDVEGITLDDISPVNETQWDWDSSSGQEGCPFTNAEVADLVRKLDTKITEKGLTAKIELTEAGQIDYLYTSGTNRPGKDNQIEDFYGSGSNSVAGLNHLSKSVAGHSYWTTEQSKLVPMRQQVWSKIKETDPTLKYNMSEYCIMGDNEENIDGNGRDLTIDMGLYLAKVMHYDLTEANASAWQWWIAASPYDYKDGLIYIDKSETGGSYQTSKMLYAMGNYSRFIDKGMYRVETNQLFGKTNDDPFTQKRIMSSAYATADGSKVVLVLVNYNDYEYTINFNFDGETMDNQEMKMYQTSSSKNLEYIGDQEVNAPVVITPKSITTYVISK